One Primulina huaijiensis isolate GDHJ02 chromosome 8, ASM1229523v2, whole genome shotgun sequence genomic region harbors:
- the LOC140982472 gene encoding disease resistance protein At4g27190-like isoform X1, with protein MVPICRPPNLEFQSRKIMEEDIIESLKDGNVRMIAICGAGGVGKTTMVRRIEDRVRKEFDEVVTVVVSQQTDKTKIQNQIAEILRLGLSEKTLEGRAHILRTRLMDSMKKLIIFDDVWKSFEPEDIGVPCGGCKIILTSRLKDVCEEMEADKVIEVQVLDKKEAWTLFREKSGDCVDDLYLRPIAEEVAEECKGLPIALATVGKALKNRSIKTWKDALLQLRGANPSNFPQVLENVYMPLKLSYDILETESEKSFFLLCCLFPEDYNIRIEDLALLSFGLGMFEGINNIEDGRNRTQHLLERLRSRFLLMTGRDEQEVKMHDVVRDVAIFIGSKEKQGFLNACSMDSSRNCNWMSLEISNIANAKLPVGLDFPNLRLLMLLNSNYSEFPKGFVVSDICFKGMKELTVLYFSHQNFQSLPSSLEFLKKLRKLHLENCEVKDISIVGVLASLEILCVWRCHEIEELPANVGELKFLRLLELRNCLELRRIVAGVISSLVGLEELKIVNCFNKWEAKGNVSEERNASLSELESLSNLTCLEIDIFDPKLVAQEILLSKQLRRYQIRAFKAFKAVSMRQKSITLQLPRDRFLDGMKHERIITLHLPRDVTLGNWIHRLIKNTQLLDLRGDGSSYFNLGEIESLRELVFQNCSTVEKLMNAIDCKLPMLEHLLLRDLGELEEIIDGTIPEGSNSFQNLESLAVGRLPKLGYLWKSPNQNVSLVNLKSIYISSCLNLRYLFSVATARSLVQLRSLEILSCRTIEQVLWNVMESNTEASIIEFPKLKRLKLYNLPNLLAFTQGVEIIKFPQLIELQINCCPNLRTKIDQFSAGMIEKIVVSDRDTIEELFRDDGNRHIIFQELYELDLRGLPCLTTFYGGAESIKFPKLKEFWIGNLPRLNSFVPIDSEPTHDQNSLHLFCNKKVEIIGLKELHLNEFPYKISNVWCRHIPISFFHNLERLSIYKIDGIRNLISSSIAKALVNLNTLDIKYCKEMIDVIEDDTHVTVNSVFPNLEYLDIEGNCKLRSFCQWKHAFELPSLVDVQIAGRPLMKTFTLGSLSTPKLHQFQINYEDIEIKDLNGGIHHYISTKQNANEDEEKDEYNEDEKHEDKKQIEGEENTESGNNNLM; from the exons ATGGTACCTATCTGTCGTCCACCAAATTTGGAGTTTCAATCGAGAAAAATTATGGAGGAAGACATCATCGAGTCTTTGAAAGATGGCAACGTCCGCATGATAGCGATTTGCGGCGCGGGAGGTGTTGGGAAGACAACTATGGTGCGAAGAATTGAGGATAGAGTGAGAAAAGAGTTTGATGAGGTTGTGACTGTAGTTGTCAGTCAACAAACTGACAAGACTAAAATTCAGAATCAAATTGCAGAAATATTACGTTTGGGTTTGAGCGAGAAGACTTTGGAGGGTAGAGCACATATATTGCGCACCAGGCTAATGGATTCGATGAAGAAACTCATAATATTTGATGATGTTTGGAAAAGCTTTGAGCCGGAGGATATAGGAGTTCCTTGTGGAGGATGCAAAATTATATTGACATCTCGGCTGAAAGATGTATGTGAAGAAATGGAAGCCGATAAAGTTATTGAAGTACAAGTCTTAGACAAAAAAGAAGCTTGGACACTTTTTAGAGAGAAATCTGGTGATTGCGTGGATGATTTATATTTGCGTCCCATAGCAGAAGAAGTCGCAGAAGAATGCAAAGGTTTGCCAATTGCGCTTGCAACCGTTGGTAAAGCTctgaaaaatagaagtataaAGACCTGGAAAGATGCACTTTTACAACTGAGAGGAGCTAACCCATCGAATTTCCCGCAAGTTCTGGAAAATGTTTACATGCCTCTGAAACTGAGTTACGATATCTTGGAAACTGAAAGTGAAAAGTCCTTTTTCCTGCTATGTTGCTTGTTTCCCGAAGATTATAACATCCGGATTGAGGACTTGGCTTTGCTCAGCTTTGGGTTAGGCATGTTTGAGGGAATCAACAATATTGAAGATGGAAGAAACAGAACACAACATTTATTGGAGAGGCTTAGAAGTCGTTTTTTATTGATGACTGGTCGTGATGAACAAGAGGTAAAAATGCATGATGTTGTTCGTGATGTGGCTATTTTCATTGGTTCAAAAGAAAAGCAAGGTTTTTTGAATGCGTGCTCAATGGATTCATCTCGCAATTGCAATTGGATGTCGTTGGAAATTTCAAATATTGCCAATGCCAAGCTTCCTGTTGGGTTGGATTTTCCAAATCTTCGTCTCTTGATGCTTCTGAATTCCAATTATTCAGAATTTCCAAAAGGATTTGTTGTCAGTGATATTTGTTTTAAAGGAATGAAGGAGCTGACAGTCTTGTATTTTtcacatcaaaattttcaatcactTCCATCCTCTCTGGAATTCCTAAAAAAACTTAGAAAGTTGCACTTGGAAAATTGCGAGGTGAAAGACATATCAATTGTTGGAGTGTTAGCAAGTTTGGAAATTCTTTGCGTCTGGCGCTGTCACGAAATTGAAGAGTTACCAGCAAATGTTGGGGAATTGAAATTTCTAAGATTATTAGAATTGAGGAATTGCTTGGAACTCCGAAGAATAGTGGCTGGTGTCATATCAAGCTTGGTTGGGTTGGAGGAATTGAAGATAGTTAATTGCTTTAACAAATGGGAAGCAAAGGGAAATGTAAGTGAAGAAAGGAATGCTAGTCTTTCAGAACTTGAGTCTCTCAGCAATTTGACTTGCTTGGAGATTGATATATTTGATCCCAAATTGGTCGCCCAAGAGATATTGCTTTCAAAGCAGTTAAGAAGATATCAAATACGTGCTTTCAAAGCTTTCAAAGCAGTTAGTATGCGTCAGAAAAGTATCACACTCCAATTACCGAGAGACCGATTTTTAGATGGCATGAAGCATGAGAGAATAATCACACTCCATTTACCGAGAGACGTGACATTAGGAAATTGGATTCATCGACTAATAAAGAACACCCAGTTGCTAGATTTACGTGGAGATGGTTCAAGCTATTTTAATCTAGGTGAGATTGAAAGCTTGAGGGAGCTCGTATTTCAAAATTGTTCAACGGTGGAGAAATTGATGAATGCAATCGATTGCAAACTCCCCATGTTGGAGCACCTGCTGCTGAGAGATCTCGGAGAGTTGGAAGAAATAATTGATGGTACAATTCCAGAGGGATCCAATTCCTTCCAAAATCTAGAATCACTAGCTGTTGGACGTCTTCCCAAGTTGGGATATTTGTGGAAGAGTCCAAATCAGAATGTTTCACTGGTCAACCTCAAGTCCATATACATATCTTCTTGTCTCAATCTACGATATCTCTTCTCAGTGGCAACAGCAAGGAGTCTTGTACAACTTCGAAGCCTTGAAATACTTTCATGTAGGACGATTGAACAAGTGTTGTGGAACGTAATGGAAAGCAACACAGAGGCTTCTATTATTGAGTTCCCAAAGTTGAAGAGACTGAAACTGTACAATCTGCCAAACCTTTTGGCTTTCACCCAAGGAGttgaaatcataaaattccCCCAGTTGATAGAACTACAAATCAACTGCTGCCCAAATCTCCGAACCAAAATCGACCAATTCTCTGCCGGCATGATTGAGAAGATCGTCGTTAGTGATCGTGACACTATAGAAGAACTATTTAGGGATGATGGAAATCGCCATATCATATTCCAAGAATTGTATGAATTGGACCTACGTGGTCTGCCATGCCTGACAACGTTCTACGGAGGTGCTGAAAGCATCAAGTTTCCAAAGCTGAAAGAGTTTTGGATTGGAAATTTGCCAAGGCTGAATAGTTTTGTGCCAATAGATTCAGAACCCACCCACGACCAGAATTCTCTtcatttattttgcaataaaAAG GTTGAAATTATTGGCCTGAAGGAACTTCATCTCAATGAATTTCCATATAAAATAAGCAATGTGTGGTGTCGCCATATCCCAATCAGTTTCTTTCATAATCTTGAGAGATTGTCTATATATAAAATTGATGGTATCAGAAACTTAATATCATCTTCAATAGCAAAAGCTCTTGTTAATCTCAATACGCTAGATATAAAGTATTGCAAAGAGATGATTGACGTGATTGAGGATGATACACATGTAACTGTTAACTCTGTCTTTCCTAATCTAGAATATTTGGATATTGAAGGCAATTGTAAGTTGAGAAGTTTTTGCCAATGGAAGCACGCATTTGAGTTACCATCACTTGTCGATGTTCAAATAGCTGGTCGCCCCTTGATGAAAACTTTCACTTTGGGATCGCTAAGTACGCCAAAATTACATCAGTTCCAGATAAATTACGAGGACATTGAAATAAAAGACTTGAACGGCGGCATACATCATTACATAAGTACTAAG